Sequence from the Cellulomonas fimi ATCC 484 genome:
CTCGCTGGGGTATCTCAGCGAGGTGGAGCGGGGGCAGAAGGAGGCGTCGTCGGAGCTGCTGAACAGCATCTGCGAGGCGCTGGACGTCCCGATGTCCCTCGTCCTGCGCGAGGTGAGCGACCGAGTCGCGGTGGCCGAGGGTCTGCTGATCCCCGACACCGTCCCGGCGGACCTCGCGGCCTCGGTCGGCGGCAACGCCGACGGCGGTTGGCAGCGGACCCGCGGGGAGCTTGCTCCGATCGGGTAGGTGCACGCCCGGCTCTGCCGGGCCTCACGGTCCGTGGACCACGGTCCGCGGACCGTGCTTTGCCCGCCTGCGTCCTGCGCGAGCACCCGACGACCAGCAGCGCGCACGCGCGGGCGGTGCGCCGGACGGGTGATCGACGCGTCCGCACTGTGGTCTCGCCCGGGTGAAAACCCGCGGTGGCCGACGCGACCCGTCAGCGCGGCGACGTCGCCGCGTCCCGGGCCTGGCAGCGCGGGCACCAGAAGACCGGCCGCGACATCGGCGCCGGCCGCGCCGACCCGACCGTGATCGGCGTCCCGCAGCGCACGCACGGCCGCCGGTTGCGACCGTGCACCCGCTCCGCCGGGCGGCCGCTCAGCACCGAGCGCTGCATGAGCCGTCGCGCGACCCGCAGCACGCGCCCGGGATCGGGCACCGCGTCCGCGGGGGTCCACGGCCAGACGCGCTCGGCGAACAGCGACTCCGCCATGAAGATCGTGCCGATCCCCGCCACGACCGTCTGGTCGAGCAGCACCTCGGCGACCGGCGTGGCACCGCGTGCGGCCCAGCGCCGCAGCGCCTCGTCGAGGTCGAACGGGTCGTCGAGCACGTCCGGCCCGAGGTGCCCGACCAGCGTCGCCTCGTCACGCGTCGGGACGACGTCGAGCATGCCGAGCAGGAGGCCCAACGCGGTCCAGCGCTCCGTCGCCAGCAGCGCTCGCACGCGGGTGGAGCGGCCCTGCGCCGCGGACGAGCCCGTCGGCTCCACCCGCCACGTCCCGTCCATCCGCAGGTGCGTGTGCAGGGTCCGGCCGTCGTCGAACCGCGTCAGCAGGTGCTTGCCGTACGGGCGCGTGCCGAGCACGGTCCGGCCGACCAGGTCGACCGTCGCGGCGGTCGGCCAGCGCAGCTCGGCGCGCACGAGCGGCGTCCCGACGAGCGCGGCGTCGAGCCGGGCCGCGGTCCGGCGCAGCACGTCACCCTCGGGCATCGACGCCCCGTCCCGGGTCGATCGCCCGCGCAGCGGCGGGCCGGGCGGCGCCCGCGCCCGCGGCTCCAGGGGCGTGCACGCCTGCCCGCGCAGCACCGGCCGGCGGGGCCCTCACGACTGTCCCCGCAGCCGCAGGCCGCGCGGCGTCGGGGCGAACCCCGCGGCGACGAGCGCGCGACCGACCGGGCCGTGCAGCGCGCCGTCCGCGAGCACCTCCGCGCCGTCGAGCCGACTCACCGTGAGGCGTCCGGTGTGCCGGGTCCGGACGGCCTCGGCGAGCCCCTGCGCGGCGGCCGCGAGCGCCGGCTCGTCGTCGACGAACGACAGCGCGGTGCGCCCGCCCCGCTCCAGGTACAGCACCAGGGCGCCGTCGACGAGCACGACGAGCGCTCCGGCCTTGCGGCCGGGACGGTGCCGACCGGTCACCCCCGAGGCCCCGACCGCGCCCGTCCCGGAGGTGGGCCCACCACCCACGCCGGGCCCGGCGGGCGGGCGTTCCGCTGCGGGCCAGGCGAGCGCCGCGCCGTAGGGGTTCGCCGGGTCCGTCGCGGCGAGCACGACGACGACGGCGTCCGTGTCGGGCGACGCCGACGTCGTCGGACCCGGGTGCGCCCATGCGTCGCCCGGAGCGTCACGGCTGTCGGCGGCGCGCTCGGCGGCGCGGTCCACCACCTGCGCGTCGACCCGGAGCCGGTCGACCGCCCCCGGCAGGGCGAACTGCGACCCCCCGAGTCGTTCCACGAAGTAGCCGCGGCGGACCTGCCCGCCGTTCTCGAGCGCGCTCAGCACGCGGTAGACGTCCGTGAACCGTGCGCCCAGCCCCTCGGACGGCGCCACGGCCCGCGTGAGGACGCCGTGCCGGTCGAGGAGCTGCGCCGCCGTGGCGTGCGCGCGCAGGGTCGGGTCGGGCTCGCGCTGCGGAAGCAGCGACCAGCGTCCGCCGGCCGACGCCGGACCGTCGAGCGCCGTCGCGCCCGCGCCGGGGACGCGCAGACCGGCCCGCAGCCCCAGGCGCGGGCGCAGCGCCCGGCCGCGCGGTGCGGGCGCACGGCTGCGGTGCGCGGTGGACCCCGAGCCGAGCCACGCGCGCAGCGGGGCGAGCGAGTCGTTGGTCACGAGCCCCGCCCACACGAGGTCCCAGACGGCACCGGCGACGTCCGTCCCGGACGGCGGGGGGACGCCGTCGTCGGTGGGCAGCGTGGTGCGCACCCGTTCGACGAGCTGGTGCAGGAACCAGGCCCCGCCGCCCGTGAGCGCGTCGAGCACGGCTGCGTGCAGCGGCGTCGCCGTCGGGTCGTCGCCGTCACGGTCCCGTGCCGGGGGCAGCGTGAGGTCGGCCACGGACGTCGGGTGGAGCGACACCAGGCCGTCGTGCCCGGCGAGCGCGCCGTGCCCCGCCCACAGCACCTCGCCGGCCGCCGTGAGCTCGTCGAGCATCGCGGGTGCGTAGTCGGGCACGCGCGCGGGCAGGACGTGCGTCTCCCACGCGGACGCCGGCAGGGACACCCCCGCGAGCTGCTCGACGACGCGGGCGACGCCGTCGACGCCGCGCAGCCCGGGCGAGCCGGACGAGCGGCCCGGCAGCCGC
This genomic interval carries:
- a CDS encoding helix-turn-helix domain-containing protein codes for the protein MVVLRREIGDVLRDARQRQGRTLREVSSAARVSLGYLSEVERGQKEASSELLNSICEALDVPMSLVLREVSDRVAVAEGLLIPDTVPADLAASVGGNADGGWQRTRGELAPIG
- a CDS encoding DNA-formamidopyrimidine glycosylase family protein; translation: MPEGDVLRRTAARLDAALVGTPLVRAELRWPTAATVDLVGRTVLGTRPYGKHLLTRFDDGRTLHTHLRMDGTWRVEPTGSSAAQGRSTRVRALLATERWTALGLLLGMLDVVPTRDEATLVGHLGPDVLDDPFDLDEALRRWAARGATPVAEVLLDQTVVAGIGTIFMAESLFAERVWPWTPADAVPDPGRVLRVARRLMQRSVLSGRPAERVHGRNRRPCVRCGTPITVGSARPAPMSRPVFWCPRCQARDAATSPR